In a genomic window of Gossypium arboreum isolate Shixiya-1 chromosome 9, ASM2569848v2, whole genome shotgun sequence:
- the LOC108454170 gene encoding glycolate oxidase-like isoform X1 encodes MCHIITSLSNVIISTLFTFSSLSTLSRFLETAKDNFVFAENIVEKEMEMITNVSEYEVIAKEKLPKMVYDYYASGAEDQWTLKENRNAFSRILFRPRILIDVSKINMMTTILGFRISMPIMVAPTAMQKMAHPEGECATARAASDAGTIMTLSTYANSSVEEVASTRSGIRFFQLYVHKDRNLVAQLVRRAERAGFKAIALTADTPRLGRREADIKNRFNLPPYLTLNNFEGLDLGKIDKTDDSGLASYAANQIDQSLSWKDVKWLQTITSLPILVKGVLTAEDTKLAIEAGAAGIIVSNHGARQLDYVPATIMALEEVVKAAQGKVPVFLDGGVRRGTDVFKALALGASGVFIGRPVVFALAVDGEAGVRKVLQMLHDELELTMALSGCRSLKEITRNHVVADWDHPRVLPRL; translated from the exons ATGTGTCATATAATTACATCTCTCTCCAATGTTATCATTTCAACTCTTTTCACATTCAGCTCTCTATCAACTCTCTCTAGATTCCTGGAGACAGCCAAAG ATAATTTTGTGTTTGCAGAAAACATTGTAGAAAAAGAAATGGAGATGATAACGAATGTTTCGGAATACGAGGTCATTGCAAAGGAAAAATTGCCCAAGATGGTTTATGATTACTATGCATCGGGTGCCGAGGATCAGTGGACTCTTAAGGAGAATCGCAATGCCTTTTCGAGGATCTT GTTTCGACCTCGCATTCTAATCGATGTTAGCAAGATCAACATGATGACCACCATTTTGGGGTTCAGGATTTCGATGCCGATCATGGTTGCTCCGACTGCTATGCAGAAAATGGCTCACCCTGAAG GAGAATGTGCAACAGCTAGGGCAGCTTCAGATGCTGGAACAATCATG ACACTATCGACATATGCAAATTCTAGTGTGGAAGAGGTCGCTTCTACCAGATCTGGCATTCGGTTTTTCCAACTCTAT GTACACAAAGACAGGAACCTGGTTGCTCAGCTTGTGAGAAGAGCTGAAAGGGCTGGTTTCAAGGCGATTGCCCTAACGGCAGATACTCCAAGACTCGGCCGAAGGGAAGCTGATATTAAAAATAG ATTTAATTTGCCACCATATTTGACATTGAATAACTTTGAGGGTTTGGACCTTGGCAAAATCGATAAG ACTGATGACTCCGGACTAGCTTCGTATGCTGCCAACCAAATTGATCAGTCACTCAGCTGGAAA GATGTGAAGTGGCTTCAAACGATCACATCATTGCCGATTCTAGTTAAGGGTGTTCTTACCGCTGAGGATA CAAAGCTAGCTATAGAAGCTGGAGCTGCAGGGATCATTGTATCCAATCATGGAGCTCGCCAGCTTGATTATGTACCAGCAACTATTATGGCTTTGGAAGAG GTCGTTAAAGCAGCACAAGGTAAAGTTCCGGTTTTCCTCGATGGAGGAGTTCGGCGAGGAACCGATGTCTTTAAGGCATTGGCACTCGGAGCATCAGGAGTATTC ATTGGAAGGCCAGTGGTATTTGCATTGGCTGTGGATGGCGAAGCTGGTGTTCGGAAAGTGCTTCAAATGTTACATGACGAATTAGAGCTAACGATGGCATTAAGTGGTTGTCGATCGCTGAAGGAGATTACTCGAAACCACGTTGTCGCTGATTGGGACCATCCTCGGGTTTTGCCTAGGTTATAA
- the LOC108454170 gene encoding glycolate oxidase-like isoform X2: protein MEMITNVSEYEVIAKEKLPKMVYDYYASGAEDQWTLKENRNAFSRILFRPRILIDVSKINMMTTILGFRISMPIMVAPTAMQKMAHPEGECATARAASDAGTIMTLSTYANSSVEEVASTRSGIRFFQLYVHKDRNLVAQLVRRAERAGFKAIALTADTPRLGRREADIKNRFNLPPYLTLNNFEGLDLGKIDKTDDSGLASYAANQIDQSLSWKDVKWLQTITSLPILVKGVLTAEDTKLAIEAGAAGIIVSNHGARQLDYVPATIMALEEVVKAAQGKVPVFLDGGVRRGTDVFKALALGASGVFIGRPVVFALAVDGEAGVRKVLQMLHDELELTMALSGCRSLKEITRNHVVADWDHPRVLPRL, encoded by the exons ATGGAGATGATAACGAATGTTTCGGAATACGAGGTCATTGCAAAGGAAAAATTGCCCAAGATGGTTTATGATTACTATGCATCGGGTGCCGAGGATCAGTGGACTCTTAAGGAGAATCGCAATGCCTTTTCGAGGATCTT GTTTCGACCTCGCATTCTAATCGATGTTAGCAAGATCAACATGATGACCACCATTTTGGGGTTCAGGATTTCGATGCCGATCATGGTTGCTCCGACTGCTATGCAGAAAATGGCTCACCCTGAAG GAGAATGTGCAACAGCTAGGGCAGCTTCAGATGCTGGAACAATCATG ACACTATCGACATATGCAAATTCTAGTGTGGAAGAGGTCGCTTCTACCAGATCTGGCATTCGGTTTTTCCAACTCTAT GTACACAAAGACAGGAACCTGGTTGCTCAGCTTGTGAGAAGAGCTGAAAGGGCTGGTTTCAAGGCGATTGCCCTAACGGCAGATACTCCAAGACTCGGCCGAAGGGAAGCTGATATTAAAAATAG ATTTAATTTGCCACCATATTTGACATTGAATAACTTTGAGGGTTTGGACCTTGGCAAAATCGATAAG ACTGATGACTCCGGACTAGCTTCGTATGCTGCCAACCAAATTGATCAGTCACTCAGCTGGAAA GATGTGAAGTGGCTTCAAACGATCACATCATTGCCGATTCTAGTTAAGGGTGTTCTTACCGCTGAGGATA CAAAGCTAGCTATAGAAGCTGGAGCTGCAGGGATCATTGTATCCAATCATGGAGCTCGCCAGCTTGATTATGTACCAGCAACTATTATGGCTTTGGAAGAG GTCGTTAAAGCAGCACAAGGTAAAGTTCCGGTTTTCCTCGATGGAGGAGTTCGGCGAGGAACCGATGTCTTTAAGGCATTGGCACTCGGAGCATCAGGAGTATTC ATTGGAAGGCCAGTGGTATTTGCATTGGCTGTGGATGGCGAAGCTGGTGTTCGGAAAGTGCTTCAAATGTTACATGACGAATTAGAGCTAACGATGGCATTAAGTGGTTGTCGATCGCTGAAGGAGATTACTCGAAACCACGTTGTCGCTGATTGGGACCATCCTCGGGTTTTGCCTAGGTTATAA